The genomic stretch GTTACCAAAAGGAGGGGCCATATAAGAGAGTTTGTTAAAGTTGTGATATACAAGCAAACCATCAACATACAAATACAATTATTATTAAACCTTACTTACAATATAGAACTACTTTCTTCTAACAACGCCAGTCTTCATCCAaccaacctctctctctctctctctctctctctctctctctctctctctctctctctctctctctagttaaGCTATTAGCTTCCATCTTCACCTCACACACACTAAACTTCAACACCAAGCCAACATTCCCTTGCATTGCACCATctccaccaacaacaacaaacaacaccaacagcaacagcaacccctccctccctccctctctctctaactaCACAACTAataaataacatataaattCAGTTGTGGACTCTAACTGTTTTGATGCTCCCCTTCCACTCTCAGCTCTCCTCAATTTCTTTCCCTTAATTCATattcaatataatatattacATGGAGACCAACACCAACACTGCCTTCCCAAACTCGCCCGATTCCTCGCGAGAATTCGGGGACGATTTCGACCCCATGTACCGCTCACTTTTCCCGCCAAAATACACACTTCCAagctccctctctctcactcccTCCACTCGCTCCACCTCCTTCTCGGATTCAGACTCCGACGACCATCACCACCACAGTACGACGTCGCACAACCTCAACCAGGCTCAGCTGGTCCTCGAGTACCAGGAGCTCCGCGACCACTACGACCTCTGCAACTCTCACCTCCGCAACCTCACTAAGGAGCTCGACTCACTCCGCCGCGAGAACGCTCAACTCCGATCGGCGAATACCGACCTCGTCAAGCTCCTCTCTTCGCAGGCCGCCTTCCAGAGCTGCCTCCTCTCGTCATCGTCATCGTCCGCATTTCAGAGTCCGATGGCGGCATCGTTTCTCGACGACTTTCGGCGACTCGGATTTGGATATCTCAGTCCTCACGACGGTGTCATTTCGGAAGAGTCCTCTGATATCAGTCCGACAAGCGTCATCGAGCGTAACCGACTCGTCGACACAGACCGGATCTCCCTCCCCAAGAGCATTTCGGTTCGCTCCTCGACTCGGCCACAAGTCCCTAATCAACTCGTTTCTAGACCGGTGACTGTGAGTTTAAACTAAAACTTCAAACTTAACcaattaaaaagaattaaattcacataaataaataattataattatgatTATATATAAAGTGGATGATGTTAGCGTTTGCGCAAGTGCAGCAAAGCGAGATGAAGGTGTTCAATCAGGGCATGCTGAAGACGGAGTTGTGCAACAAGTGGGAGGAGACCGGGACGTGTCCGTACGGGGAGAATTGCCAGTTCGCTCACGGCGTTAGAGAGCTCCGTCCCGTGCTGAGGCACCCGCGCTACAAGACTCAGCTCTGCCGGATGGTGTTAGCTGGCGGCGCGTGTCCTTACGGTCACCGGTGCCACTTCCGTCACTCGCTTACTGAGCAGGAGAAGCTGCAGCTGGCCATCTCAGAATCGTTTTGAAACATAAAAAAGAATGAGATCGACCAaatacattttgctttaatgtaAATACATTATTTGTacggagggaaaaaaaaaaacccagccATCATAAAATTTGAGGCAGTAATAATGGAGGAATTAAGTAAATTACTTTAGTGCATGCATGGCCCCATGCATTGCTGGGAGGGAAATGTGAATTTTGATATATTACTTTAGGATCCAGCTTAAATGTAGAGAATCGGGATCCAGTactttatttgtgtttaattaataaatatttgaaATGTGTGGCTCATTAATTCAGGTAATATCCATGGTTGTACGCAACGTTCAATTCAAGTAAAGCGGTATTCACTATTCACTCATCCAACTTTATTTATACACACGGCTCTCACAGGTCACCAAATATGCAGATGTGCATTGCATTGAAGATGAAGTAAGAACACTGAAGAGAAAACTAGCCAGCAatggaataaaaagaaaagaaagaaagatcattactacaattaagGAATATAAAGACCAACAATTTCCTCAAATCTGAAATTGAAATCCCAAATatccgaaattcaaaacaagttTTAGACAGACACGATCAAGAAGTTGATCATTCGGAATAGCCTGGATATATGTCACAATGCTGAAGTGTACGTCTCTTGCTTTCTTCCATATGCAACGATGAACGAAGTGTGAGCTCCATGATGAAAGCTCACATGCTACTGAGAACATGATAGGAGTCTCCGAAGGAATGGGCAAAATACCTACAGGTATGGGTAACTACGGTTACCCGTCCATTTAAAATTTACGGTTACAGTTATGAGTAACGGTTtaaaaataaacggttatgagtATAACTGTTTAcacgtgaaatttaaatggatgTTTATGAGTATTACCCATAACTATAAATAAGTACCCATTTAACAATTTCtctaatatatgtaaaattaaaaaataaaatacataactaaaaatcctaaaattatttaatctctccaGACTCCGCCACTCATCTTTCTCTCCTCGGTGCGCTCTTTCTCAtctccaactctctctctcatcttcggCAAAACAGTCGAAGTTTGATTGATTTCAACAGTGCAACTATgacaacaaaatataaatataaatatatttatatagggTAGTTCTAAAAGACATCAAAGATTTGCACGTACAGTGCAACTATATATAAGGAtgttgaaattaaagaaatctACAGCCAATACGGATGAGAATTCTACTGCCAGACTTTCTTAGAgatgcaaatttcttttttaaattttaagttgttaaaaaaacgTGCAGATGAATAAAACCagggtaaatgggtaaaaaaatggcaaacaGGTTAAAAAATGGATAAACCGGGTATATGCGGTTATGGTTAAACGGGTACATGGTTATGGGTATGTAAACTACTTGTAAACAGTTATGGGTATGGATATAACCGTTGATGCAATTACCCactgggtaaacggttatgcgggTGAGAgcttaaacggttatgggtaaataaccgcggttacccgccGGCCATAACCAT from Pyrus communis chromosome 7, drPyrComm1.1, whole genome shotgun sequence encodes the following:
- the LOC137738940 gene encoding zinc finger CCCH domain-containing protein 14-like; this encodes METNTNTAFPNSPDSSREFGDDFDPMYRSLFPPKYTLPSSLSLTPSTRSTSFSDSDSDDHHHHSTTSHNLNQAQLVLEYQELRDHYDLCNSHLRNLTKELDSLRRENAQLRSANTDLVKLLSSQAAFQSCLLSSSSSSAFQSPMAASFLDDFRRLGFGYLSPHDGVISEESSDISPTSVIERNRLVDTDRISLPKSISVRSSTRPQVPNQLVSRPVTQSEMKVFNQGMLKTELCNKWEETGTCPYGENCQFAHGVRELRPVLRHPRYKTQLCRMVLAGGACPYGHRCHFRHSLTEQEKLQLAISESF